A region from the Pelobates fuscus isolate aPelFus1 chromosome 1, aPelFus1.pri, whole genome shotgun sequence genome encodes:
- the NHSL3 gene encoding NHS-like protein 3 isoform X1: MSAETAPPPDHDTVPPAPDLGSAEPKKKKHKTGTLRRALSWLRGRSKKKKPEVKRQQEGKGISKADGDPPPIPTPEDEHQDNLFFPTGRTPVLEEIHNQAQEGLKSLQRREKQHGHSTASQDENKNPQHTHDNVDNGFRARSHSCSTENTDDAMSVRSEMIQRKGSTFRPHDSPSGRSGRRRKEKRATVVGVPHHIAAELGVQSRSSGSHRGIHDFFARDHHVTKNRSPSPVINGKLGAEEGFVVIPTVDGKPSVTLHDGARVSLTTLEHTEATLQRHIDRVYQDDSCIGWKSGPKISPLLIRPKSLAVPGMTTHSPQSDHVGPVMCISPQATYMSKIIPNAVLPPMVDVVALTSSSVRTLSRCSLTTASPASVRGSLHRGRGQSFSSENWSRSQSTETIVSDSSTISSHGDILQEAGERHESGLSTGRASPAPSTGTQDGSDAASLCSGRSSIRSVSLRKSKKAPPPPKRTYSLQQQREMGLPPRPERKPVSKPNQSRDPWVLRTEGVMVDTDGGKLSSPSRSDRTLSPSSGYSSQSGTPTLPAKTLIEYPESPGTRRKTPPKPERSSIVKSQVVVSMTSPSSTENTFVFESPPRAGSTMGDQETQYVIPPHPKVPAPLCPPPSKTSGVTGTPGATPPPSPPPSHHPTPPPTRKSESDVDIPPATLEEDTQRDPLWPPPPPEAPDEQDLSMADFPPPEDDIFLPILPSLKPEHHADHISANAGHVVVGEKNEKHEVLKPNSTPVLSLATDSPSAPVLPLTTEPTEPVPPSTESLLAPPDKEPLNEALGLLTYKPHFVSSPTSTTIPTGPLKPDVPLPSAVDQSETTIKQTTLTALTVSTVSASDSVTTAPHPVASTESANPPVPDNISPWSKPSVLRPVSAPGGSFKKVATPNQIVAPAQKEDANLPIVTPSLLQMVRLRSVQVRGPQVHSPQQTTGFSAPQKPIRKSLSLRSPPGLDSPSGEVPGSSSQIPIKHPDPGHSPSAHRSPASAASFVFARASRKFVFEPPASQEAEASLKKDLVTELKSHGGPRSPEGKPPIQRKPSKIPPPVARKPSIGMPRTPTSPQSPTAGKSGSISIPCGPGTTPPVNGTNVAVTVAGHEQQHQSPAEKGNINPEPVMGNVQGHAISGTPL; encoded by the exons ATGTCTGCCGAGACCGCCCCACCCCCGGACCATGATACCGTGCCCCCTGCCCCGGACCTGGGCTCTGCGGAGCCCAAGAAAAAGAAGCACAAGACGGGCACTCTGCGGCGGGCACTGAGCTGGCTCCGCGGGCGCAGCAAGAAGAAGAAGCCAGAGGTCAAACGGCAGCAGGAGGGCAAAG GTATTTCGAAAGCCGATGGCGACCCTCCGCCAATACCAACTCCAGAAGATGAGCACCAggataatctcttctttcccaccGGACGCACACCTGTCCTGGAGGAAATCCATAACCAGGCTCAGGAAGGGCTAAAATCTTTACAGAGAAGGG aGAAACAACATGGCCACTCTACTGCCTCCCAGGATGAGAACAAAAATCCCCAG CACACACATGACAATGTTGATAACGGCTTCCGTGCCCGTTCACATTCCTGCAGCACAGAAAATACAGATGATGCTATGTCTGTTCGATCAGAGATGATCCAACGCAAAG GCTCTACATTTAGGCCTCATGATTCGCCTTCTGGAAGGTCAGGGAGGAGACGCAAGGAGAAGAGAGCTACTGTAGTTGGGGTCCCACATCACATTGCAGCAGAACTGG GTGTTCAGTCCCGTTCTTCTGGCTCACATCGTGGAATCCATGACTTTTTTGCCAGAGATCACCATGTGACCAAAAATAGATCACCATCCCCAGTGATAAATGGTAAACTGGGGGCAGAGGAGGGATTTGTGGTGATTCCCACAGTGGATGGTAAACCTAGTGTAACATTACATGATGGAGCTCGTGTCTCTCTCACAACATTGGAACACACTGAAGCCACTCTTCAGCGACATATTGACAGAGTGTATCAAGATGACAGCTGCATTGGATGGAAGTCTGGACCAAAGATTTCCCCTTTGCTCATTCGTCCAAAATCTCTGGCTGTTCCAGGGATGACTACACATTCCCCCCAAAGTGACCATGTTGGCCCTGTCATGTGCATATCACCCCAGGCAACCTATATGTCCAAGATCATTCCAAATGCAGTTTTACCTCCAATGGTTGATGTGGTTGCCTTGACTAGTTCTAGTGTCCGAACTCTGAGCAGATGCAGCCTGACAACAGCCAGCCCAGCATCTGTTCGTGGATCTCTGCACAGAGGAAGGGGTCAGTCTTTCTCCAGTGAAAATTGGAGCCGCTCCCAGTCCACCGAGACTATTGTTTCAGACTCCTCCACTATTTCCTCACATGGAGATATCCTTCAGGAAGCGGGTGAGAGGCATGAATCCGGTTTGAGTACAGGTAGGGCATCTCCAGCACCCAGCACAGGCACGCAAGATGGGTCTGATGCTGCCAGCCTGTGCAGTGGTCGTTCTTCCATCCGTAGTGTGTCATTGCGGAAAAGTAAGAAAGCCCCACCACCTCCTAAGCGAACCTATTCCCTGCAACAGCAGCGGGAAATGGGGCTTCCACCCAGGCCTGAGAGAAAGCCAGTCAGTAAGCCCAACCAGTCACGTGATCCATGGGTATTGCGAACAGAAGGGGTGATGGTAGATACGGATGGAGGCAAACTAAGCTCACCAAGCCGTTCAGATAGAACATTGTCTCCCTCTAGTGGTTACTCTAGTCAAAGTGGAACACCCACACTGCCTGCAAAAACTCTGATAGAGTATCCAGAGTCTCCTGGAACTCGTAGAAAAACACCTCCCAAGCCAGAGAGATCTAGTATTGTTAAATCACAAGTAGTTGTGTCAATGACCTCTCCGTCATCTACTGAAAATACTTTTGTTTTTGAAAGCCCCCCAAGAGCTGGCTCTACAATGGGAGACCAAGAAACACAATATGTAATCCCTCCACACCCAAAGGTTCCTGCTCCACTTTGCCCCCCACCCAGCAAGACATCGGGGGTTACAGGAACGCCTGGTGCCACTCCGCCCCCATCTCCACCTCCATCTCATCATCCAACACCACCACCAACACGGAAATCTGAGTCTGATGTGGACATCCCACCTGCTACATTGGAAGAAGATACACAAAGGGATCCTTTGTGGCCTCCACCTCCCCCTGAAGCTCCAGATGAACAGGATTTATCCATGGCTGACTTTCCTCCACCTGAAGATGACATATTCTTGCCCATTCTGCCATCTTTGAAACCAGAGCATCATGCAGACCACATATCTGCCAATGCTGGCCACGTAGTAGTGGGTGAAAAGAATGAAAAACATGAAGTTCTGAAACCTAATTCTACACCTGTGCTTTCTCTTGCCACAGATAGCCCATCTGCTCCAGTACTGCCTTTAACCACAGAGCCCACAGAACCTGTGCCTCCATCCACAGAGTCTTTGCTGGCCCCTCCTGATAAAGAGCCTTTAAATGAAGCCTTAGGACTCTTAACATATAAGCCACATTTTGTATCAAGCCCTACGTCAACCACTATACCCACCGGACCACTTAAGCCTGATGTGCCACTCCCTTCTGCTGTGGACCAATCTGAAACCACTATAAAACAAACTACTTTGACAGCATTAACTGTAAGCACTGTATCAGCATCTGACTCTGTGACTACTGCTCCACATCCTGTTGCATCTACTGAATCTGCCAATCCACCAGTGCCAGACAATATCAGTCCGTGGTCCAAGCCAAGTGTCTTGAGACCAGTCAGTGCCCCAGGGGGAAGTTTTAAGAAGGTGGCAACCCCTAACCAAATTGTAGCTCCTGCACAAAAAGAAGATGCAAATTTGCCCATTGTCACTCCCTCTCTACTTCAGATGGTTCGACTACGTTCTGTACAAGTTAGAGGACCACAAGTACACAGCCCTCAACAGACAACTGGATTCTCAGCTCCCCAGAAACCAATACGCAAGTCTTTatcccttaggtcccccccagggCTTGACTCTCCCTCAGGGGAAGTTCCTGGGAGTTCTTCCCAGATTCCAATAAAACACCCAGACCCTGGGCATTCTCCTTCTGCACACAGATCACCAGCTTCTGCTGCTAGCTTTGTGTTTGCGCGAGCATCAAGGAAGTTTGTGTTTGAGCCTCCCGCATCCCAGGAGGCTGAGGCTTCCCTAAAAAAGGACTTGGTGACTGAACTTAAGTCACATGGGGGACCTCGCAGCCCAGAAGGGAAACCCCCAATTCAGAGGAAGCCTAGCAAGATCCCCCCACCTGTAGCCAGGAAACCATCGATCGGTATGCCACGGACTCCCACCAGCCCTCAATCACCAACAGCAGGGAAAAGTGGCAGTATATCTATACCCTGTGGCCCAGGGACAACGCCACCAGTAAATGGGACTAATGTAGCTGTGACAGTGGCAGGCCATGAGCAGCAGCATCAAAGCCCTGCAGAGAAAGGTAACATTAAT CCTGAGCCGGTCATGGGGAATGTTCAGGGACATGCGATCTCAGGGACACCTCTATGA
- the NHSL3 gene encoding NHS-like protein 3 isoform X2 codes for MSAETAPPPDHDTVPPAPDLGSAEPKKKKHKTGTLRRALSWLRGRSKKKKPEVKRQQEGKGISKADGDPPPIPTPEDEHQDNLFFPTGRTPVLEEIHNQAQEGLKSLQRREKQHGHSTASQDENKNPQHTHDNVDNGFRARSHSCSTENTDDAMSVRSEMIQRKGSTFRPHDSPSGRSGRRRKEKRATVVGVPHHIAAELGVQSRSSGSHRGIHDFFARDHHVTKNRSPSPVINGKLGAEEGFVVIPTVDGKPSVTLHDGARVSLTTLEHTEATLQRHIDRVYQDDSCIGWKSGPKISPLLIRPKSLAVPGMTTHSPQSDHVGPVMCISPQATYMSKIIPNAVLPPMVDVVALTSSSVRTLSRCSLTTASPASVRGSLHRGRGQSFSSENWSRSQSTETIVSDSSTISSHGDILQEAGERHESGLSTGRASPAPSTGTQDGSDAASLCSGRSSIRSVSLRKSKKAPPPPKRTYSLQQQREMGLPPRPERKPVSKPNQSRDPWVLRTEGVMVDTDGGKLSSPSRSDRTLSPSSGYSSQSGTPTLPAKTLIEYPESPGTRRKTPPKPERSSIVKSQVVVSMTSPSSTENTFVFESPPRAGSTMGDQETQYVIPPHPKVPAPLCPPPSKTSGVTGTPGATPPPSPPPSHHPTPPPTRKSESDVDIPPATLEEDTQRDPLWPPPPPEAPDEQDLSMADFPPPEDDIFLPILPSLKPEHHADHISANAGHVVVGEKNEKHEVLKPNSTPVLSLATDSPSAPVLPLTTEPTEPVPPSTESLLAPPDKEPLNEALGLLTYKPHFVSSPTSTTIPTGPLKPDVPLPSAVDQSETTIKQTTLTALTVSTVSASDSVTTAPHPVASTESANPPVPDNISPWSKPSVLRPVSAPGGSFKKVATPNQIVAPAQKEDANLPIVTPSLLQMVRLRSVQVRGPQVHSPQQTTGFSAPQKPIRKSLSLRSPPGLDSPSGEVPGSSSQIPIKHPDPGHSPSAHRSPASAASFVFARASRKFVFEPPASQEAEASLKKDLVTELKSHGGPRSPEGKPPIQRKPSKIPPPVARKPSIGMPRTPTSPQSPTAGKSGSISIPCGPGTTPPVNGTNVAVTVAGHEQQHQSPAEKA; via the exons ATGTCTGCCGAGACCGCCCCACCCCCGGACCATGATACCGTGCCCCCTGCCCCGGACCTGGGCTCTGCGGAGCCCAAGAAAAAGAAGCACAAGACGGGCACTCTGCGGCGGGCACTGAGCTGGCTCCGCGGGCGCAGCAAGAAGAAGAAGCCAGAGGTCAAACGGCAGCAGGAGGGCAAAG GTATTTCGAAAGCCGATGGCGACCCTCCGCCAATACCAACTCCAGAAGATGAGCACCAggataatctcttctttcccaccGGACGCACACCTGTCCTGGAGGAAATCCATAACCAGGCTCAGGAAGGGCTAAAATCTTTACAGAGAAGGG aGAAACAACATGGCCACTCTACTGCCTCCCAGGATGAGAACAAAAATCCCCAG CACACACATGACAATGTTGATAACGGCTTCCGTGCCCGTTCACATTCCTGCAGCACAGAAAATACAGATGATGCTATGTCTGTTCGATCAGAGATGATCCAACGCAAAG GCTCTACATTTAGGCCTCATGATTCGCCTTCTGGAAGGTCAGGGAGGAGACGCAAGGAGAAGAGAGCTACTGTAGTTGGGGTCCCACATCACATTGCAGCAGAACTGG GTGTTCAGTCCCGTTCTTCTGGCTCACATCGTGGAATCCATGACTTTTTTGCCAGAGATCACCATGTGACCAAAAATAGATCACCATCCCCAGTGATAAATGGTAAACTGGGGGCAGAGGAGGGATTTGTGGTGATTCCCACAGTGGATGGTAAACCTAGTGTAACATTACATGATGGAGCTCGTGTCTCTCTCACAACATTGGAACACACTGAAGCCACTCTTCAGCGACATATTGACAGAGTGTATCAAGATGACAGCTGCATTGGATGGAAGTCTGGACCAAAGATTTCCCCTTTGCTCATTCGTCCAAAATCTCTGGCTGTTCCAGGGATGACTACACATTCCCCCCAAAGTGACCATGTTGGCCCTGTCATGTGCATATCACCCCAGGCAACCTATATGTCCAAGATCATTCCAAATGCAGTTTTACCTCCAATGGTTGATGTGGTTGCCTTGACTAGTTCTAGTGTCCGAACTCTGAGCAGATGCAGCCTGACAACAGCCAGCCCAGCATCTGTTCGTGGATCTCTGCACAGAGGAAGGGGTCAGTCTTTCTCCAGTGAAAATTGGAGCCGCTCCCAGTCCACCGAGACTATTGTTTCAGACTCCTCCACTATTTCCTCACATGGAGATATCCTTCAGGAAGCGGGTGAGAGGCATGAATCCGGTTTGAGTACAGGTAGGGCATCTCCAGCACCCAGCACAGGCACGCAAGATGGGTCTGATGCTGCCAGCCTGTGCAGTGGTCGTTCTTCCATCCGTAGTGTGTCATTGCGGAAAAGTAAGAAAGCCCCACCACCTCCTAAGCGAACCTATTCCCTGCAACAGCAGCGGGAAATGGGGCTTCCACCCAGGCCTGAGAGAAAGCCAGTCAGTAAGCCCAACCAGTCACGTGATCCATGGGTATTGCGAACAGAAGGGGTGATGGTAGATACGGATGGAGGCAAACTAAGCTCACCAAGCCGTTCAGATAGAACATTGTCTCCCTCTAGTGGTTACTCTAGTCAAAGTGGAACACCCACACTGCCTGCAAAAACTCTGATAGAGTATCCAGAGTCTCCTGGAACTCGTAGAAAAACACCTCCCAAGCCAGAGAGATCTAGTATTGTTAAATCACAAGTAGTTGTGTCAATGACCTCTCCGTCATCTACTGAAAATACTTTTGTTTTTGAAAGCCCCCCAAGAGCTGGCTCTACAATGGGAGACCAAGAAACACAATATGTAATCCCTCCACACCCAAAGGTTCCTGCTCCACTTTGCCCCCCACCCAGCAAGACATCGGGGGTTACAGGAACGCCTGGTGCCACTCCGCCCCCATCTCCACCTCCATCTCATCATCCAACACCACCACCAACACGGAAATCTGAGTCTGATGTGGACATCCCACCTGCTACATTGGAAGAAGATACACAAAGGGATCCTTTGTGGCCTCCACCTCCCCCTGAAGCTCCAGATGAACAGGATTTATCCATGGCTGACTTTCCTCCACCTGAAGATGACATATTCTTGCCCATTCTGCCATCTTTGAAACCAGAGCATCATGCAGACCACATATCTGCCAATGCTGGCCACGTAGTAGTGGGTGAAAAGAATGAAAAACATGAAGTTCTGAAACCTAATTCTACACCTGTGCTTTCTCTTGCCACAGATAGCCCATCTGCTCCAGTACTGCCTTTAACCACAGAGCCCACAGAACCTGTGCCTCCATCCACAGAGTCTTTGCTGGCCCCTCCTGATAAAGAGCCTTTAAATGAAGCCTTAGGACTCTTAACATATAAGCCACATTTTGTATCAAGCCCTACGTCAACCACTATACCCACCGGACCACTTAAGCCTGATGTGCCACTCCCTTCTGCTGTGGACCAATCTGAAACCACTATAAAACAAACTACTTTGACAGCATTAACTGTAAGCACTGTATCAGCATCTGACTCTGTGACTACTGCTCCACATCCTGTTGCATCTACTGAATCTGCCAATCCACCAGTGCCAGACAATATCAGTCCGTGGTCCAAGCCAAGTGTCTTGAGACCAGTCAGTGCCCCAGGGGGAAGTTTTAAGAAGGTGGCAACCCCTAACCAAATTGTAGCTCCTGCACAAAAAGAAGATGCAAATTTGCCCATTGTCACTCCCTCTCTACTTCAGATGGTTCGACTACGTTCTGTACAAGTTAGAGGACCACAAGTACACAGCCCTCAACAGACAACTGGATTCTCAGCTCCCCAGAAACCAATACGCAAGTCTTTatcccttaggtcccccccagggCTTGACTCTCCCTCAGGGGAAGTTCCTGGGAGTTCTTCCCAGATTCCAATAAAACACCCAGACCCTGGGCATTCTCCTTCTGCACACAGATCACCAGCTTCTGCTGCTAGCTTTGTGTTTGCGCGAGCATCAAGGAAGTTTGTGTTTGAGCCTCCCGCATCCCAGGAGGCTGAGGCTTCCCTAAAAAAGGACTTGGTGACTGAACTTAAGTCACATGGGGGACCTCGCAGCCCAGAAGGGAAACCCCCAATTCAGAGGAAGCCTAGCAAGATCCCCCCACCTGTAGCCAGGAAACCATCGATCGGTATGCCACGGACTCCCACCAGCCCTCAATCACCAACAGCAGGGAAAAGTGGCAGTATATCTATACCCTGTGGCCCAGGGACAACGCCACCAGTAAATGGGACTAATGTAGCTGTGACAGTGGCAGGCCATGAGCAGCAGCATCAAAGCCCTGCAGAGAAAG CCTGA